In one Sphingobium sp. MI1205 genomic region, the following are encoded:
- a CDS encoding twin transmembrane helix small protein: MNTVLVIALILAMAATLFALIRGIIAFLQASKEQLNAPDDAPSTSSLKQNKMMMNRILFQAAAIIIVAILLLMKGNG; the protein is encoded by the coding sequence ATGAATACAGTTCTTGTCATTGCCCTCATCCTCGCCATGGCCGCGACCCTGTTCGCGCTGATCCGTGGCATCATCGCCTTCCTGCAGGCTTCCAAGGAGCAGCTGAACGCGCCCGACGACGCGCCCAGCACCTCCAGCCTCAAGCAGAACAAGATGATGATGAACCGCATCCTTTTTCAGGCGGCGGCAATCATCATCGTGGCGATCCTGCTGCTCATGAAGGGTAATGGCTGA
- the gluQRS gene encoding tRNA glutamyl-Q(34) synthetase GluQRS has translation MTLSLPPQHMVTRFAPSPTGRLHIGHGWSALLAMDLARANGGSFRLRIEDIDGTRSRPEHVAAIIDDLNWLGVAWDGEIVFQSTRLDDYAIALTNLRAQDLLYPCFCTRADIAGSTTAPHGPEGPIYPGTCRTLSAAERTERIAAGQSHAWRLDMAKAVAQTGPLHWRNLPFPPAGTDPVEAEALPADPLSAGDVVLARKDAPASYHLSCTLDDAAMDVTHVLRGADLFAATHIHRLLQALLGLPSPVYCHHPLLVGADGRRLAKRDGSIAIVDLRAQGVDPQRLATDLRNATFPVGISLAKA, from the coding sequence ATGACGCTTTCCCTCCCGCCACAGCATATGGTGACTCGCTTCGCGCCAAGCCCCACCGGCAGGCTCCATATCGGCCATGGCTGGTCAGCCCTGCTGGCCATGGACCTGGCCCGCGCAAATGGCGGCTCGTTTCGCCTTCGGATCGAGGATATCGACGGCACGCGCAGCCGCCCGGAGCATGTCGCGGCGATAATCGACGACCTCAACTGGTTGGGGGTCGCATGGGATGGAGAGATCGTCTTTCAGTCGACCCGGCTGGACGACTATGCAATCGCGCTGACGAACCTGCGCGCTCAGGACCTGCTTTATCCCTGCTTCTGCACCCGCGCCGACATCGCTGGGAGCACGACCGCGCCCCATGGTCCCGAAGGCCCCATCTATCCCGGCACCTGCCGAACCTTGTCCGCCGCCGAACGCACCGAGCGGATCGCTGCCGGGCAATCCCACGCCTGGCGCCTCGACATGGCAAAGGCGGTAGCGCAGACCGGCCCTCTCCACTGGCGAAATCTGCCCTTCCCTCCCGCCGGGACGGATCCGGTCGAAGCCGAAGCCCTGCCAGCCGATCCGCTGAGCGCCGGAGACGTCGTGCTGGCGCGCAAGGACGCACCGGCCAGCTATCATCTTTCCTGCACCCTCGATGATGCCGCGATGGACGTGACCCATGTGCTGCGCGGGGCGGACCTGTTTGCCGCCACCCATATCCACCGGCTGCTTCAGGCGTTGCTCGGCCTGCCATCACCCGTTTACTGCCATCATCCGCTGCTGGTCGGCGCCGATGGCAGGCGGCTTGCCAAGCGGGACGGGTCGATCGCGATCGTGGATTTGCGGGCGCAAGGCGTCGATCCGCAGCGCCTGGCGACCGATCTGCGCAACGCGACCTTTCCGGTTGGCATTTCATTGGCCAAAGCCTAG